From a single Pelodiscus sinensis isolate JC-2024 chromosome 4, ASM4963464v1, whole genome shotgun sequence genomic region:
- the SPTSSA gene encoding serine palmitoyltransferase small subunit A, whose amino-acid sequence MALGSAWGRVSWLYYQYLLVTALYMLEPWERTVFNSMLISIVGMALYTGYVFMPQHIMAILHYFEIVQY is encoded by the exons ATGGCGCTAGGCTCGGCCTGGGGGCGGGTGTCGTGGCTCTATTACCAGTATCTGCTCGTCACCGCGCTCTACATGCTGGAGCCCTGGGAGCGGACGGTCTTCA ATTCCATGCTGATTTCTATTGTTGGAATGGCACTGTACACTGGCTACGTGTTTATGCCTCAACACATCATGGCGATATTACACTACTTTGAAATTGTGCAGTATTGA